The genomic window CTATCCGATTTTATCCTTATGGAATTGCAAACTTTATTTCTGAACCTATTAGTAATTTGGCAAACAAAGAAACACCTATAAATAAACTTTTTGAAAAGGAAACCGAAGATAATTTAACGCAAAAAATAATCCAAGCGGAAAATACGAAACAACGAATCGGCATTATTGAAAGATTTCTTATTGAAAGGATTAATAACAAAAAAACGATTGATAAAATCGTGAAAAGTACGGTTGATTCTCTTCTATCCACAAACGGAAGTGCATCAATTAATTCAATCCTGAAAGAAAATTTGTCAAAGCGAAGACAACTTGAAAGAAACTTCAAAAAACAAATTGGAGTAAGTCCTAAACAATTAGGTAAAGTTATTCGATTACAAACTGCTTTAAAGATGTTACTTGACCCAAAGTCAAAAAAACTTACCAAAATTGCCTATGAAAGCGAATATTTTGACCAAGCACATTTCGTTAAGGACTTTAAAGAATTTACAGGAATAAATCCTAAAGATTTTATCAATCACGATAATTTGGCTCTATCTGCTCTTTTTTATAAATAGTTTAAGAGTGTCGCATTTTTACAATTTCAAGCGACTTTCTACTGCTTATTTTGTTTAACCAACAATAGACGGAAAATGAAATATACTTTACTCGTAACAATTATTACTTTGACTTTTAGCATTGTATCCTGCAAAATCAAAGAAACTTCCGCTACCAATTTAAAACCTACTAAAGAAACAACAATCAAAAACGATAAGAATATGAACAGTTTTATATCAATATTTGAGATTCCATCTACGGACATTTCGAGAGCCATTAACTTTTACAAAGAAATTTTAGGCGTGGAAATTGAAAAGTTAGAATTTACAGGAATGGAAATGGGTTTATTTCCCTACCAAGACCAAATGGTAACAGGAGTAATTATAAAAGGAGAAGGTTACGAACCTTCTGCCAGCGGAGTTACAATATATCTAAATGGCGGAGATAACTTACAAACAATTCTTGATAAAGTAGAAGGAAATGGTGGAAAAATAATTATTCCTAAAACACCTCACGCTGACGAAATTGGATTTTTTGCAATTTTCCACGACTCGGAAGGAAATAAAATCGGACTTCATTCACCAAATTAAAAAAAAGAGCGAACGCACAACAATGTATAAGAAAACATAGAGCTTTTGAGCTTAATCGAAAGACCTGTAATTATATGTAAAGTCGCCAACTATAAAATTTGGCGTTTATGAGAAAAAAAATAAAGTAGAATATTTATATTTGGCCTAGTATTAATCCGAAATGTATTGCTTATCAACTGTCCTACGTTTCTTAGTGTGCCGAGCAAGCAACAAGTAGCAACAAACCTGTTGAAGTATACCTTATTAATCGATTTGTTAAAATAATCTAAATGCCAATTTTAGTTAAATAAAAATTTGGCTTAAAAGTTAGCAGGCTAGTTTAGAACGTATTAACTCTAAATCCTGTAGATAAAAGTTCGAACTATCCCGCGTGTGGTCGACATACGGTAATCCCTTAAAAATTGTAAGGTTTTAAAGGGATTTCTTTTATACATACTTTCATTTGAGATACTAAAAGCTTGGTATAACTGACTTGTTATGAGTTATATAAATGACTTTTAAAATGTTGTGATAACTACTTTATTTGATGGGTTATCAGTTTTTTTGATAGGTTTGTATATACTTACGTTCAAGCCCATACTCCGCTATGTTCCGAATGGGCTTGAGTGTGCGGGCAGCTACGCCACCAGTTATTGCCCGTCACCGCCGAGAGCGGAGAACTGGCTGCTACTTGTCAAGCGGTAGGCAAGATAACATATTTCCACTCCGCTAAGATATTTCATATCTTGCTCCGTGAAAACATGCCATAGCCACCCGCGCATTGTGCGTAATTAGAACCACGAAAACATGAACAAATTTTATAGAACAATTTCACTTTTGATGTTACTGTCTATTTTCTGTAATAACACTTTTGCTCAAAATCTAATACAACAGTATGAACCTAAAAAAACCGATAGCATAAGAATTGGAAAAGGAGAAAAAGATTTCTTAAAATACATACGAAAAGGCTATACTCTTTCGATTCCGAAAAAGACAAAAACAATCGGAACACTTATCTTTTTAGAAGGTTCTGAATTTGATAAAAAGAATAAAAGCGCAAAACTGATATATAAACAAGCAAACAAAAAAGGGTTTGCTGTTTTGTCCGTTTCAACAGAAATCCCTTTGGACTTTTATTTTACTGATAATTCAAGCCAAACAGCTCATAAAATAATTGAAAAGGTTTTTAAAAAACATAATTTATTAAACAACAATGTTTTTCTACTTGGAGCTGGTTTATCAGGACATAGAGCAATGAAATATGTGGAATATATTGAAAAAACTAACCCTGATTTCAAACTTAATTTAATTGGAATGGTTATTTGTGACTCTGCACTTGACTGGGTAAGACAATACAACGAAGGAGCGAGAGATAAAAGAATTAACTATAATGAAGGCTCGGTTTGGGAAGGAACATTTTCCACTTATCTTCTAAACAAAAATCTGAAAGGAACACCGAAAACGAATTTAGAAAGCTATCTTGAGTTTTCCCCTTATAGTTACTTCGATGAGGAAAGTCGACATATAAAATATTATAAAGATTTAGCTGTTAG from Aquimarina sp. ERC-38 includes these protein-coding regions:
- a CDS encoding AraC family transcriptional regulator, whose protein sequence is MDYQTYEPNIDLKSLISCYWTLEVPKQPEPQKQRIVPDGCIEMAFILGDDIKRYTSENEFILQPRAMVLGQTMEPFYIEPTGFVKTFAIRFYPYGIANFISEPISNLANKETPINKLFEKETEDNLTQKIIQAENTKQRIGIIERFLIERINNKKTIDKIVKSTVDSLLSTNGSASINSILKENLSKRRQLERNFKKQIGVSPKQLGKVIRLQTALKMLLDPKSKKLTKIAYESEYFDQAHFVKDFKEFTGINPKDFINHDNLALSALFYK
- a CDS encoding VOC family protein, with amino-acid sequence MKYTLLVTIITLTFSIVSCKIKETSATNLKPTKETTIKNDKNMNSFISIFEIPSTDISRAINFYKEILGVEIEKLEFTGMEMGLFPYQDQMVTGVIIKGEGYEPSASGVTIYLNGGDNLQTILDKVEGNGGKIIIPKTPHADEIGFFAIFHDSEGNKIGLHSPN